GCAAAAGTAAATTTAGCTAAATATCTTACCATAGAAGAGCTTAAATCTAAATACCCAATTAAATATTTATGTGTTGTATTAGAACTTAATAGAAGCTCATACTACAACTATCTTAAGGTTAAAGACATCAAAAGAGATTTAGAATTGATAGAAGCAATTAAAAAAATAGATAAAGAAGTTAAATCTACATATGGTAGAAACAGAATGACTATAGCAGTAAATAATAAATTGAATACAAAGTATAATTCTAAAAAGATAAGAAGAATTATGATAGAAAATGATATCACTTGTGTTATTAGAGTTAAGAAAAAAAGATACATTAAACCAAAAGCAGAATATATAGCTGAAAATATTCTAAAAAGAGATTTTAATACTACTTGTGATAACCAAAAGTATTCAACAGATATTACAGAAATTAAAACTAATGAAGGTAAATTGTATTTAAGTGCAGTAATAGATATGCACTCTAAAAAAATAATATCACATAAAATTGGAGAAAGTAATAATAATAAATTAGTTTTTAATACATTTAAAGAAATAATGAATGATACAGACATAGATTTTAAGAAAGTTACTTTACAAAGTGATAGAGGGTTTCAATATACATCTTATCAATTTAAAGAAATCATTAAAGACATAACTCATAGTATGAATAAACCAGGTTCATGTGCTGATAATTCACCTATTGAGTCATTTTGGGGAGTATT
This genomic window from Streptobacillus felis contains:
- a CDS encoding IS3 family transposase, whose amino-acid sequence is AKVNLAKYLTIEELKSKYPIKYLCVVLELNRSSYYNYLKVKDIKRDLELIEAIKKIDKEVKSTYGRNRMTIAVNNKLNTKYNSKKIRRIMIENDITCVIRVKKKRYIKPKAEYIAENILKRDFNTTCDNQKYSTDITEIKTNEGKLYLSAVIDMHSKKIISHKIGESNNNKLVFNTFKEIMNDTDIDFKKVTLQSDRGFQYTSYQFKEIIKDITHSMNKPGSCADNSPIESFWGVFKVESYYNPLCKEYFKTKELAIKTINEYIEFYNNKRINLKGTTPNEIRNNSLNLSD